A stretch of the Planktothricoides raciborskii GIHE-MW2 genome encodes the following:
- a CDS encoding efflux RND transporter permease subunit yields the protein MTKTPPSPPPSPVAKFFFLNTVFGLLLCFLFVIGGLIGVSSMVKEGDPDINIAIATIQTLWPGADPETIENQVTDKIETQLKSLKGLKEITSASFDGMSLINVEFQANAPIAESIAQVRAEVDEAKPDLTLEAEEPKVTQVSVQDVPILTIGLYGDIDIAVLSRAAEEIEDLLEKVPNVREVNVGGQRDEVIHVQMMPNKLTALGISPTTVAQAIQRGNIDMPWDQVESDDIGSQVRLYGRFRTLEDLSNLPITRICGSDKCESEDRVVRLGEIAEIRRDLEREKNRAFISFAGAEYQPAINIDVIKVPGSDTIKVVDDCLEAIAQIKQNPNIWPYSMEYKVIATDKDTILYDLNQLFQNGWQGVLCVFLILLVALTWREAIIAGLSIPLTILATLAIVWLLGNTLNKMVQVGMILSLGLLVDVFILMMEGMHEGLFIEKLTFNQAALKTVRTFAIPALSGQLTTILAMVPLMAIGGLMGKFIRLLPITAIICLSMSYIIALFVDIPLSRYLLDKKSPAQIPGFFKKPGISCRGNLPQGSAVSKREKEKASLIDRLTKIVTTKFTLWLQRFTIPNKFIASLWVCGAIGLFVFTTTLAGSVPGTLFPDADKTALSVNVEMPPTATLETSQKVADDLGEILRCFVGANDSAINSSTKQTSNCPNASPLLFESVVKLVGQRSNLVAETGLKPSDGSYLLGFSVAFVPKEQREKNSFEYLDQIRTELNAAMRKYPGASLVVNVEKAGEGGDPIAIEITGTDMDELRRISGEVQMALRGVLGAVDVRDDLGSLRPDIKFQPKREAMDFYGIGANDLAMQGRYLMTDNDIADFPIGGGQEDLEIRLSTAWPSRGGSVGGPTRPDELAMVRLITPNGPIAADQILEQVPGMSPLSITHKNAQRTVMVLAKTKDRTVGEILADLEPKLTEMKRQWPIGYNYNFGGEAATTEETFGSAKKMAVVALFLVFAVLVIQFGSFTQPFIIMLAIPFGLIGTFSGFFLLWIPISFPAVIGIISLTGIVVNNSIVMVDTMNTYLKEGMDLRQAAARGASDRLRPILSTTLTTIVGVLPMAFSDPMWFPLCMAIAFGLTSSTCIGLLVTPALYLLLTPSDKMRIEERG from the coding sequence ATGACTAAAACTCCTCCCTCTCCTCCTCCTTCCCCTGTGGCCAAATTCTTTTTTCTGAATACGGTATTTGGCCTATTGTTATGCTTTTTATTTGTGATTGGGGGACTGATCGGGGTTTCTTCAATGGTTAAAGAAGGCGACCCAGATATTAATATTGCGATCGCCACTATTCAAACTTTATGGCCTGGGGCTGACCCAGAAACCATTGAAAACCAAGTCACCGACAAAATCGAAACCCAACTTAAATCCCTCAAAGGGCTCAAAGAAATCACCAGCGCTTCTTTTGATGGGATGTCATTAATTAATGTGGAATTCCAAGCGAATGCCCCGATCGCCGAATCGATCGCCCAAGTTCGGGCAGAAGTAGACGAAGCCAAACCGGACTTAACCTTGGAAGCGGAAGAACCCAAAGTCACCCAAGTCTCCGTTCAAGATGTGCCCATTCTCACCATTGGTTTATATGGTGACATCGATATAGCGGTGCTCAGTCGCGCTGCGGAGGAAATCGAAGATTTATTAGAAAAAGTACCCAATGTCCGGGAAGTCAACGTCGGGGGTCAACGGGATGAAGTGATTCATGTGCAGATGATGCCCAACAAACTCACCGCTTTGGGGATTTCTCCTACCACCGTCGCCCAAGCGATTCAAAGAGGCAATATTGATATGCCTTGGGATCAAGTAGAAAGTGATGATATTGGGTCGCAAGTTCGTTTATATGGTCGCTTTCGTACCTTAGAAGATTTAAGCAATTTACCCATAACTCGGATTTGTGGCAGTGATAAATGCGAGTCAGAAGATCGGGTGGTGCGCTTAGGGGAAATTGCCGAAATCCGACGGGACTTAGAAAGAGAAAAAAATCGGGCTTTTATTAGTTTTGCTGGGGCAGAATATCAACCGGCTATTAATATTGATGTGATCAAAGTGCCAGGGTCAGACACGATCAAAGTAGTGGATGATTGTTTAGAGGCGATCGCCCAGATAAAACAAAACCCTAACATCTGGCCATACAGCATGGAATACAAAGTCATCGCCACTGACAAAGATACTATTTTGTACGACTTAAATCAGTTATTTCAAAATGGCTGGCAAGGAGTTTTATGTGTATTTTTAATCTTATTAGTAGCCCTGACTTGGCGTGAAGCAATTATTGCCGGTTTATCGATTCCTTTAACGATTTTGGCAACTCTGGCGATCGTCTGGTTACTGGGCAATACCCTGAACAAAATGGTGCAAGTTGGCATGATTTTGTCCTTGGGATTACTCGTTGATGTGTTCATCCTGATGATGGAAGGAATGCACGAGGGGTTATTTATTGAAAAGTTAACTTTTAACCAAGCCGCCCTCAAAACTGTCAGAACTTTTGCTATCCCCGCGTTATCCGGGCAATTAACAACAATCTTGGCAATGGTGCCGTTAATGGCGATAGGTGGCCTGATGGGTAAATTTATTCGCTTACTTCCCATTACGGCCATCATTTGTTTATCCATGAGTTATATTATTGCCCTATTTGTGGATATTCCCCTATCACGATATTTACTTGACAAAAAATCCCCGGCGCAGATTCCCGGTTTTTTCAAAAAACCGGGAATCTCTTGTCGCGGGAATCTGCCGCAGGGATCGGCGGTATCGAAGAGGGAAAAGGAAAAAGCCAGCTTAATCGATCGCCTCACGAAAATTGTCACCACCAAATTTACTCTCTGGCTTCAACGATTTACCATTCCCAACAAATTCATCGCCTCCCTGTGGGTTTGTGGCGCGATCGGTCTGTTTGTTTTTACCACTACTCTCGCGGGCAGCGTACCCGGAACCCTGTTCCCTGACGCGGACAAAACAGCCTTAAGCGTCAACGTGGAAATGCCGCCTACTGCCACCTTGGAAACTTCCCAAAAAGTAGCCGATGACCTGGGAGAAATTCTCCGTTGCTTTGTCGGGGCGAATGATTCGGCAATCAACTCTTCAACGAAACAAACCAGTAATTGCCCCAATGCTTCGCCCCTACTTTTTGAAAGCGTAGTTAAATTAGTAGGTCAACGCAGCAACCTAGTAGCAGAAACTGGTCTTAAACCGAGTGATGGGAGCTATTTGCTGGGTTTCTCCGTCGCCTTTGTCCCCAAAGAACAACGGGAAAAAAATTCTTTTGAATATTTAGATCAAATAAGAACTGAGTTAAATGCCGCAATGCGTAAATATCCCGGTGCATCTCTAGTGGTGAATGTCGAGAAAGCCGGAGAAGGAGGAGATCCGATCGCCATTGAAATTACCGGCACCGATATGGACGAATTACGGCGCATCTCTGGAGAGGTACAAATGGCGTTGCGAGGCGTTCTTGGGGCTGTAGACGTGCGGGATGACCTGGGTTCTTTGCGTCCTGATATCAAATTCCAGCCCAAACGGGAAGCGATGGATTTTTACGGCATTGGGGCTAATGACTTGGCCATGCAAGGACGTTATCTGATGACCGACAACGATATCGCGGATTTTCCCATTGGCGGCGGTCAGGAAGATTTGGAAATTCGCCTGAGTACCGCATGGCCTTCGCGGGGCGGCAGCGTCGGTGGCCCAACCCGCCCGGATGAACTGGCGATGGTTCGTTTGATTACTCCCAATGGCCCAATTGCGGCGGATCAAATCTTAGAACAAGTTCCGGGGATGTCCCCGTTATCGATTACTCATAAAAATGCCCAACGCACGGTGATGGTATTAGCGAAAACTAAAGACCGCACCGTAGGGGAAATTTTGGCGGATTTAGAACCAAAATTAACCGAAATGAAACGCCAATGGCCAATCGGTTATAACTACAACTTTGGTGGCGAAGCGGCAACTACCGAGGAAACGTTTGGTTCGGCCAAAAAAATGGCGGTTGTGGCGTTATTTTTAGTGTTTGCAGTCTTAGTGATTCAGTTTGGTTCGTTTACTCAGCCGTTTATTATTATGTTGGCCATTCCCTTTGGGTTAATTGGCACTTTTAGCGGTTTTTTCTTATTGTGGATTCCCATTTCTTTTCCCGCCGTGATTGGGATTATTTCTCTGACAGGAATTGTGGTGAATAATTCCATTGTGATGGTGGATACGATGAATACTTATCTCAAAGAAGGGATGGATTTACGGCAAGCGGCAGCCAGAGGTGCAAGCGATCGCCTCCGTCCCATTCTCAGCACCACCTTGACCACCATTGTGGGGGTTTTACCAATGGCCTTTAGTGACCCTATGTGGTTTCCTCTTTGTATGGCGATCGCCTTTGGTTTAACCTCATCTACTTGTATTGGCTTATTGGTGACACCGGCTTTATACTTACTCCTGACGCCTTCAGATAAAATGAGGATAGAAGAGAGAGGATAG